One Mycolicibacterium goodii genomic region harbors:
- a CDS encoding bifunctional o-acetylhomoserine/o-acetylserine sulfhydrylase, which produces MTTPDPTENWSFETKQIHAGQSPDSATHARALPIYQTTSYTFDDTSHAAALFGLEVPGNIYTRIGNPTTDVVEQRIAALEGGVAALFLSSGQAAETFAILNIAKAGDHIVSSPRLYGGTYNLLHYTLPKLGIETTFVENPDDLDSWRAAVRPNTKAFFAETISNPQIDVLDIPSVAGAAHEAGVPLIVDNTIATPYLIQPIAHGADIVVHSATKYLGGHGSAIAGVIVDGGNFDWTNGKFPGFTEPDPSYHGVVFAELGAPAYALKARVQLLRDLGSAAAPFNAFLIAQGLETLSLRVERHVANAQKVAEFLENHPDVTSVNYAGLPSSPWYELGRKIAPKGTGAVLAFELAGGLEAGKAFVNALTLHSHVANIGDVRSLVIHPASTTHQQLSPSEQLSTGVTPGLVRLAVGLEGIDDIIADLEQGFAAARPFSGAAQTAQTV; this is translated from the coding sequence ATGACCACCCCAGACCCCACCGAGAACTGGTCGTTCGAAACCAAGCAGATCCACGCAGGTCAGTCCCCGGACAGCGCCACCCATGCCCGCGCGCTGCCGATCTACCAGACCACGTCCTACACGTTCGACGACACCTCCCATGCCGCCGCGCTGTTCGGCCTTGAGGTGCCCGGCAACATCTACACCCGCATCGGCAACCCGACGACCGACGTCGTCGAGCAGCGCATCGCCGCCCTCGAGGGTGGTGTCGCCGCGCTGTTCCTGTCCTCGGGGCAGGCCGCCGAGACGTTCGCGATCCTCAACATCGCCAAGGCCGGGGACCACATCGTGTCCAGCCCGCGCCTGTACGGCGGCACCTACAACCTGTTGCACTACACGCTGCCCAAGCTCGGCATCGAGACCACGTTCGTGGAGAACCCCGACGATCTCGACTCGTGGCGCGCAGCGGTGCGGCCGAACACCAAGGCGTTCTTCGCCGAGACGATCTCCAACCCGCAGATCGATGTGCTCGACATTCCTTCTGTTGCCGGCGCCGCCCATGAGGCAGGCGTTCCGCTGATCGTCGACAACACGATCGCGACGCCGTACCTGATCCAGCCGATCGCCCACGGTGCCGACATCGTCGTGCACTCGGCGACCAAGTACCTCGGCGGGCACGGATCGGCGATCGCGGGCGTGATCGTCGACGGCGGCAACTTCGACTGGACCAACGGCAAGTTCCCAGGCTTCACCGAGCCCGACCCGAGCTACCACGGCGTCGTGTTCGCCGAGCTCGGCGCGCCGGCCTACGCACTCAAGGCGCGCGTGCAACTGCTGCGCGACCTCGGTTCGGCGGCCGCCCCGTTCAACGCGTTCCTCATCGCGCAGGGTCTGGAGACCCTGTCGCTGCGCGTCGAGCGCCACGTCGCGAACGCGCAGAAGGTCGCCGAGTTCCTGGAGAACCATCCCGACGTGACATCGGTGAACTACGCGGGTCTGCCCTCCTCGCCGTGGTACGAGCTGGGTCGCAAGATCGCCCCCAAGGGCACCGGCGCGGTGCTCGCGTTCGAGCTGGCCGGCGGCCTGGAGGCGGGCAAGGCCTTCGTCAACGCGCTCACCCTGCACAGCCACGTCGCCAACATCGGTGACGTGCGGTCGCTGGTCATCCACCCGGCCTCGACGACCCACCAGCAACTCAGCCCCTCCGAACAGCTGTCGACCGGTGTGACGCCCGGGCTGGTGCGCCTCGCGGTCGGCCTCGAGGGCATCGACGACATCATCGCCGACCTGGAGCAGGGATTCGCCGCGGCGCGTCCGTTCAGCGGTGCGGCCCAGACCGCGCAGACAG